In Thermodesulfobacteriota bacterium, one genomic interval encodes:
- a CDS encoding bifunctional nuclease family protein translates to MYVEMKVAGVALDPQSKSPVVLLRDAEQHYTLPIWIGLLEAAAIAYALEGAEPPRPMTHDLMKMLLEELGASVPRIDVDTMEDNVFHAKIHLELPGGGKRLIDCRPSDALALALRTRARIFAEERVLRRASSVQVKDAKPGEGEQDEDAWKEFLEKLDTDAFGKYKM, encoded by the coding sequence GTGTACGTGGAAATGAAGGTGGCGGGGGTGGCCCTGGACCCCCAGAGCAAGAGCCCGGTCGTCCTGCTGCGGGACGCCGAGCAGCACTACACCCTCCCCATCTGGATCGGCCTCCTGGAGGCGGCCGCCATCGCCTATGCCCTGGAGGGGGCCGAACCCCCGCGCCCCATGACCCACGACCTCATGAAGATGCTCCTGGAAGAGCTGGGGGCTTCGGTGCCCCGGATCGACGTGGACACGATGGAGGACAACGTCTTCCATGCCAAGATCCACCTGGAGCTGCCCGGCGGGGGCAAGCGGCTGATCGACTGCCGCCCCTCCGATGCCCTGGCCCTGGCGCTTCGCACCCGGGCCCGGATCTTTGCGGAGGAGAGGGTGCTGCGCCGGGCGAGCTCGGTCCAGGTGAAGGACGCCAAGCCCGGCGAGGGCGAGCAGGACGAGGACGCCTGGAAGGAGTTCCTCGAGAAGCTCGACACGGACGCCTTCGGGAAGTACAAGATGTGA
- a CDS encoding IMP cyclohydrolase: MPELKQMYRTVMDDHFPDRMTISFGEQTLVYRKRTWKLPDEGGLLEKGLRYGENPGQEAALYELVAGNLVLGECRFIEPGLGLVSALAEEHMLQAGKHPGKTNLTDVDNGLNILKYLMESPTAVILKHNNPSGAAQAATLEEAYRRANRADRIAAFGGALVVNRPLDRATAQAVAENYLEVVAAPSYEEGVVEILKRRKDLRILAVPRLDRLAEYRSRRFVEFKSLVDGGLIVQQSPLNAVHRVEDFQPAVAKVDGAEVRVARQPTAGELGDLLFGWCVEQGVTSNSVLYVKDRCTVGIGTGEQDRVGVAEIAVFKAYTKHADALCFDRYGVPLKDLELRVARGQEKLERVQELQEETARAKGGLVGSAMISDAFFPFRDGVDVGLREGVTAVCQPGGSNRDAEVIQAVNEAGATMVFTGQRCFKH, from the coding sequence ATGCCAGAGCTCAAGCAGATGTACCGCACGGTGATGGACGACCACTTCCCCGACCGGATGACCATTTCGTTCGGGGAGCAGACCCTGGTCTACCGCAAGCGCACGTGGAAGCTCCCCGACGAGGGGGGGCTCCTGGAAAAGGGCCTGCGGTACGGGGAGAACCCGGGCCAGGAGGCCGCCCTCTACGAGCTCGTGGCGGGCAACCTCGTCCTGGGGGAGTGCCGCTTCATCGAGCCCGGGCTGGGGCTCGTCTCGGCCCTGGCCGAGGAGCACATGCTCCAGGCGGGAAAGCACCCGGGAAAGACCAATCTCACCGACGTGGACAACGGCCTCAACATCCTGAAATACCTGATGGAGAGCCCCACCGCGGTCATCCTCAAGCACAACAATCCCAGCGGCGCCGCCCAGGCCGCGACCCTGGAGGAGGCCTACCGGCGGGCCAACCGGGCGGACCGCATCGCGGCCTTCGGAGGGGCCCTGGTGGTGAACCGGCCCCTGGACCGGGCCACGGCCCAGGCCGTGGCGGAGAACTACCTGGAGGTGGTCGCAGCCCCGTCCTACGAGGAAGGCGTGGTGGAGATCCTCAAGCGCCGCAAGGACCTGCGCATCCTCGCCGTGCCCCGGCTCGACCGCCTGGCCGAGTACCGTTCCCGGCGGTTCGTGGAGTTCAAGTCGCTCGTGGACGGCGGGCTCATCGTCCAGCAGTCGCCGCTGAACGCCGTCCACCGGGTCGAGGACTTCCAGCCCGCCGTGGCCAAGGTGGACGGGGCCGAGGTGCGGGTGGCCCGCCAGCCCACGGCGGGCGAGCTCGGCGACCTGCTCTTCGGCTGGTGCGTGGAGCAGGGGGTGACCTCCAACTCGGTGCTCTACGTGAAGGACCGGTGCACCGTGGGCATCGGCACGGGCGAGCAGGACCGGGTCGGGGTGGCGGAAATCGCGGTCTTCAAGGCCTACACCAAGCACGCCGATGCCCTGTGCTTCGACCGCTACGGCGTGCCCTTGAAGGACCTGGAGCTTCGGGTGGCCCGGGGACAGGAGAAGCTCGAGCGGGTCCAGGAGCTCCAGGAAGAGACCGCCCGGGCCAAGGGTGGACTGGTGGGCTCCGCCATGATCTCCGACGCCTTCTTCCCCTTCCGCGACGGCGTGGACGTGGGCCTTCGCGAAGGCGTGACCGCCGTGTGCCAGCCCGGCGGCTCCAACCGGGACGCCGAGGTGATTCAGGCGGTGAACGAAGCGGGGGCGACGATGGTGTTTACGGGTCAGAGGTGTTTCAAGCACTAA
- a CDS encoding DUF882 domain-containing protein produces the protein MPDEHSLSRRTFCAALGAAILAPQAVLAATQAPPRIIGLHNIHTGENLDFPSRPGSRQAARNVAALNRFFRCHHTGEVADIDPAAVEVLCEVHRTLGTRARIRVISGYRSPTYNDLLRRLGRKVAKQSLHTQGLAIDFAIPGTPNARIAQAARSLGAGGVGIYRDFVHIDTGRVRFWRG, from the coding sequence GTGCCCGACGAACACTCCCTTTCGCGACGGACGTTTTGCGCAGCCCTGGGGGCGGCGATCCTCGCGCCCCAGGCGGTCCTCGCAGCCACCCAGGCACCCCCCCGCATCATCGGACTCCACAACATCCACACCGGGGAGAACCTGGACTTTCCCAGCCGACCCGGTTCCCGGCAAGCCGCCCGGAACGTGGCGGCCCTGAACCGATTTTTCCGGTGCCATCACACGGGGGAGGTGGCGGACATCGACCCCGCCGCCGTGGAGGTGCTGTGCGAGGTCCACCGGACCCTCGGGACCCGTGCCCGCATCCGGGTCATCTCCGGGTACCGCTCTCCCACCTACAACGACCTCCTGCGGCGCCTGGGCCGCAAGGTTGCCAAGCAGAGCCTGCACACCCAGGGCCTGGCCATCGACTTTGCCATCCCCGGCACGCCCAACGCCCGCATCGCCCAGGCCGCCCGTTCCCTCGGGGCGGGAGGCGTGGGCATCTACCGGGACTTCGTCCACATCGACACGGGCCGGGTCCGGTTCTGGAGGGGCTGA
- a CDS encoding dodecin family protein → MAVARVTEIVAASPKSFDDAIKSGFQRAAKTLRNITGFHVAEWRASVKDDVVQEYRVTLRITFLLQDTL, encoded by the coding sequence ATGGCCGTCGCCCGCGTGACCGAGATCGTCGCCGCTTCGCCCAAGAGCTTCGACGACGCCATCAAGAGCGGCTTCCAGCGCGCCGCCAAGACCCTGCGCAACATCACGGGATTTCACGTCGCCGAGTGGCGCGCCAGCGTAAAGGACGACGTGGTGCAGGAGTATCGGGTGACCCTGCGGATCACCTTCCTCCTGCAGGATACGCTGTAG
- a CDS encoding methyltransferase domain-containing protein: MESAYWVTRHRFGQAFAAPAPDAAAPGEPPRRLREILQKIPPEVSELFSGCGSPIPEAIEGRRILDLGCGTGRDVFLCAALAGPQGYVLGVDREDELLAVARRHVEATMERFGHGEPNVAFRKANIENLEHAGLEDEGFDVVISNRALGLMPDKLRVLREVYRVLKSGGEFYFADVYADRRLAAAVATDPEVDREQLGRVLYVGDFSRLARAAGFADPRIVERSPLQLADPDLQSRLGGMRFWAVTFRLFKVRELEDGEEDYGQAARYLGTIPGCHHHFRLDAGNFFEAGRALRVGGNTARILAVSRLSPHFTLVGDHSLHFGPFSR; encoded by the coding sequence ATGGAGAGCGCGTACTGGGTGACGAGACACCGCTTCGGCCAGGCTTTTGCTGCTCCCGCCCCGGATGCCGCAGCCCCGGGAGAACCGCCCCGCAGGCTTCGGGAAATCCTCCAGAAGATCCCCCCCGAGGTGTCCGAGCTCTTCTCCGGGTGCGGCTCGCCCATCCCCGAGGCCATCGAGGGTCGGCGCATCCTCGATCTGGGGTGCGGCACGGGCCGCGACGTCTTCCTCTGCGCCGCCCTGGCGGGGCCCCAGGGCTACGTGCTCGGCGTGGACCGGGAAGACGAGCTCCTGGCGGTTGCCCGCCGGCACGTGGAAGCCACCATGGAGCGCTTCGGCCACGGCGAGCCCAACGTGGCGTTTCGCAAGGCCAACATCGAGAACCTGGAGCACGCCGGCCTCGAGGACGAGGGGTTCGACGTGGTCATCTCCAACCGGGCCCTGGGCCTCATGCCCGACAAGCTGAGGGTGCTGCGCGAGGTGTATCGGGTGCTGAAGTCCGGGGGGGAGTTCTACTTCGCCGACGTCTACGCCGACCGGCGCCTGGCCGCAGCAGTGGCGACGGACCCGGAGGTGGACCGGGAGCAGCTCGGGCGGGTGCTCTACGTGGGCGATTTCTCCCGGCTCGCCCGGGCTGCCGGCTTCGCCGACCCCCGCATCGTGGAGCGAAGCCCCCTGCAGCTCGCCGACCCAGACCTCCAGAGCCGGCTGGGCGGGATGCGGTTCTGGGCCGTCACCTTCCGGCTCTTCAAGGTGCGGGAGCTGGAGGACGGGGAAGAGGACTACGGCCAGGCCGCCCGCTACCTGGGCACCATCCCGGGCTGCCACCACCACTTCCGCCTCGACGCCGGCAACTTCTTCGAGGCAGGCCGCGCCCTGCGGGTCGGGGGCAACACGGCGCGCATTCTGGCGGTCTCCCGCCTCTCCCCCCACTTCACCCTGGTGGGGGACCACTCCCTGCACTTCGGCCCGTTCTCCCGCTGA
- a CDS encoding aminotransferase class I/II-fold pyridoxal phosphate-dependent enzyme translates to MRVSEKASRFTESVIREMTRRAAAHGAVNLAQGFPDFPCPAELKDAACRAIQADVNQYAVTWGAKAFRDALAEKTRRFLGIEVDPEAEITVTCGSTEAMVASLLALVDPGDEVVVFEPFYENYGPDAILCGAVPRYVPLRPVSRGGVPGWEFDPAELRAAFGPRTRAVILNTPMNPTGKVFTRAELAVVADLCREFDAVAVTDEIYEHITFDGAEHVALATLPGMRERTVTIGGLSKTYSVTGWRIGYAVAPPALTGALRKVHAVLTVGAAAPLQEAGVAALGLPEAYYRDLAALYRAKRDRFLPRLEKAGFRCFRPQGAYYVMADISALTAVDDASFAAGLVRDAGVAVVPGSSFFSQPALGRNLVRFCFCKKDETLDEAARRLEKWAG, encoded by the coding sequence ATGCGCGTTTCGGAGAAGGCTTCGCGGTTTACCGAGTCGGTCATCCGCGAGATGACGCGGCGGGCGGCGGCGCACGGGGCGGTGAACCTGGCCCAGGGGTTCCCCGATTTCCCCTGCCCGGCCGAGCTCAAGGATGCCGCGTGCCGGGCCATCCAGGCCGACGTGAACCAGTACGCCGTCACCTGGGGCGCCAAGGCCTTCCGCGACGCCCTGGCGGAGAAGACCCGGCGCTTCCTGGGGATCGAGGTGGACCCCGAGGCCGAGATCACCGTCACCTGCGGCTCCACCGAGGCCATGGTCGCAAGCCTGCTCGCCCTGGTGGACCCGGGGGACGAGGTGGTGGTCTTCGAGCCCTTCTACGAGAACTACGGTCCCGACGCGATCCTGTGCGGCGCGGTGCCCCGGTACGTGCCCCTGCGCCCGGTGTCGCGCGGCGGGGTCCCCGGCTGGGAGTTCGACCCGGCGGAGCTGCGCGCCGCCTTCGGCCCCCGGACTCGGGCGGTGATCCTCAACACCCCCATGAACCCCACGGGCAAGGTCTTCACCCGGGCGGAGCTCGCGGTCGTGGCGGACCTGTGCCGGGAGTTCGACGCGGTGGCGGTGACCGACGAGATCTACGAGCACATCACCTTCGACGGGGCCGAGCACGTGGCCCTGGCGACGCTGCCGGGGATGAGGGAGCGCACCGTCACCATCGGGGGGCTGAGCAAGACCTACTCGGTCACCGGCTGGCGCATCGGGTACGCCGTCGCGCCCCCGGCGCTGACGGGGGCGCTTCGCAAGGTCCACGCCGTTCTCACGGTGGGCGCCGCCGCCCCCCTCCAGGAGGCCGGAGTGGCGGCGCTTGGCCTTCCCGAGGCCTACTATCGGGACCTCGCCGCCCTCTACCGGGCCAAGCGAGACCGGTTCCTGCCCCGGCTCGAGAAGGCCGGATTTCGCTGTTTCCGCCCCCAGGGCGCCTACTATGTGATGGCCGACATCTCGGCGCTCACCGCAGTGGACGACGCGTCCTTCGCCGCCGGCCTGGTCCGGGACGCGGGGGTGGCGGTGGTGCCCGGCTCGAGCTTCTTCTCCCAGCCGGCGCTGGGCCGAAACCTGGTGCGGTTCTGCTTCTGCAAGAAGGACGAGACCCTCGACGAGGCCGCCCGGCGCCTGGAGAAGTGGGCGGGGTAG
- the miaB gene encoding tRNA (N6-isopentenyl adenosine(37)-C2)-methylthiotransferase MiaB, translated as MDRLRFFIQTFGCQMNDHDSGVLARLLEEDGHLEVAEASDADVILVNTCAVRERAEQKVYSQLGRYRALKAERPGLVLGVGGCVAQEEGRRVFRRAPFVDLVFGTQNVQEVPELLRTVRESKRRAVATRMADDPATLETLYSHARGRGPRAYVTVMQGCDNYCAYCIVPFVRGREVSRSATEVVAEVERLAADGVVEVTLLGQNVNSFGQKPRGEADFPELVQRVARVEGIRRIRFTTSHPKDLSERLIRAFAEVPALMPHLHLPLQSGSDRVLEGMRRGYTRSQYLELVGRLRAARPGIALTSDLIVGFPGESEGDFAETLRVMEEVVFDGVFSFKFSPRPGTVAARLPDPVPEPVREERLARLLALQQLHTLRRNRDLEGHLRDVLVEGPSRAGGAQVMGRTPENKIVNFAGDHTWAGREVPVRIREAGVHSMTGEAAGPPS; from the coding sequence ATGGATCGCCTGCGCTTCTTCATCCAGACCTTCGGCTGCCAGATGAACGACCACGACAGCGGCGTGCTCGCGCGCCTGCTGGAGGAGGACGGACATCTGGAGGTGGCCGAGGCGTCGGACGCGGACGTCATCCTGGTGAACACCTGCGCGGTCCGGGAGCGGGCCGAACAGAAGGTCTACTCCCAGCTCGGGCGGTACCGGGCGCTCAAGGCAGAGCGACCGGGCCTCGTGCTGGGGGTCGGGGGGTGCGTCGCCCAGGAGGAGGGGCGGCGGGTGTTCCGGCGAGCGCCCTTCGTGGACCTGGTGTTCGGGACCCAGAACGTCCAGGAGGTGCCCGAGCTCCTCCGCACGGTGCGCGAATCCAAGCGGCGGGCGGTGGCAACCCGCATGGCCGACGACCCCGCCACCCTGGAGACCCTCTACTCCCACGCCCGGGGCCGAGGCCCGCGGGCCTACGTGACCGTGATGCAGGGTTGCGACAACTACTGCGCCTACTGCATCGTGCCCTTCGTGCGCGGACGGGAGGTCTCCCGCTCGGCCACCGAGGTCGTGGCGGAGGTGGAGCGGCTGGCGGCCGACGGCGTGGTGGAGGTCACCCTGCTCGGCCAGAACGTCAACTCCTTCGGCCAGAAGCCCAGGGGCGAGGCGGACTTCCCGGAGCTGGTGCAGCGGGTGGCGCGGGTAGAGGGCATCCGGCGCATCCGATTCACGACGAGCCACCCCAAGGATCTCTCCGAGCGGCTCATCCGGGCCTTCGCCGAGGTGCCGGCGCTCATGCCCCACCTGCACCTGCCCCTCCAGTCGGGGTCGGACCGCGTTCTGGAGGGCATGCGCCGGGGGTACACCCGGTCCCAGTACCTGGAGCTGGTGGGCCGGCTGCGGGCGGCCCGCCCCGGCATCGCCCTCACCTCGGACCTGATCGTGGGCTTCCCCGGGGAATCCGAGGGGGACTTCGCCGAGACCCTGCGGGTCATGGAGGAGGTGGTCTTCGACGGGGTGTTCAGCTTCAAGTTCTCGCCCCGGCCGGGCACCGTGGCCGCCCGCCTCCCCGACCCCGTGCCGGAGCCCGTGCGGGAGGAGCGGCTGGCGCGGCTCCTCGCCTTGCAGCAGCTACACACGCTGCGCCGAAACCGCGACCTGGAGGGGCACCTGCGCGACGTGCTCGTGGAAGGGCCGAGCCGCGCGGGGGGCGCCCAGGTGATGGGGCGGACCCCCGAGAACAAGATCGTGAACTTTGCCGGCGATCATACGTGGGCCGGGCGGGAGGTCCCGGTGCGGATCCGGGAGGCGGGCGTCCACTCGATGACGGGAGAGGCCGCGGGACCGCCGAGCTGA
- a CDS encoding HU family DNA-binding protein, producing the protein MTKKELVGKMAESAGVSKAAAEKALAGAISAMEQALKKGEKVSLVGFGTFSTVERKARQGRNPQTGKPIKIKARKAVRFKAGKRLADKVKK; encoded by the coding sequence ATGACGAAGAAGGAGCTGGTGGGAAAGATGGCGGAGAGCGCCGGGGTCAGCAAGGCTGCTGCCGAGAAGGCCCTCGCCGGGGCGATCTCGGCCATGGAGCAGGCGCTGAAGAAGGGTGAGAAGGTCTCGCTGGTGGGCTTCGGCACCTTCAGCACGGTGGAGCGGAAGGCCCGCCAGGGGCGCAACCCCCAGACCGGCAAGCCCATCAAGATCAAGGCCCGCAAGGCCGTGCGGTTCAAGGCGGGAAAGCGCCTCGCCGACAAGGTGAAGAAGTAG
- a CDS encoding DHH family phosphoesterase, with amino-acid sequence MRILLVTQTEVPLLLFPAESGEDQCVVVTDDKRLAARARHRGFRAATGNLADPGLFRRIKLCSQDRLLLHIPHAPLLRRCLHVVLQANPEAPVTVLLDPRAEPPERWQDEVLFLPSTRLGAVCLRSEMEKAATRRSLAAIRTLFKGAERILLLVQDDPDPDGLASALALRTLLGRNRLSAVIGSFGEVKRPENVAMVNLLDIQVQRVQTADLAAYDRVALLDVQPFHSPEIPTQVDLVIDHHPRRTNYTARIKDVRPRYGATSTIMTEYLLASDTPISSRLATALLYGIKTDTQLLGRDTTPMDVSAFASLYPLANQGLLRRIDRPQFPRGDLPALSLALQNAHILDDILFAHMGPLTREDVIPYIADFCLEMEGVEWSVVSGVFEGRLIVSVRNYGAARSAGEVTKAAFEVYGSAGGHKAMAKAVVPLKQVPLDCLDHESWVRDRFLVALYEKPGGNGAGRAVAPSDAD; translated from the coding sequence ATGCGCATCCTCCTGGTGACCCAGACGGAGGTTCCCCTCCTCCTGTTCCCGGCAGAATCGGGGGAAGACCAGTGCGTGGTCGTCACGGACGACAAACGCCTGGCTGCGCGGGCCCGTCACCGGGGTTTTCGGGCGGCCACCGGCAACCTGGCAGACCCCGGCCTCTTCCGCCGAATCAAGCTCTGTTCCCAGGACAGGCTCCTCCTGCACATTCCCCATGCTCCGCTGCTGCGCCGCTGCCTCCACGTAGTCCTCCAGGCCAACCCCGAAGCCCCCGTGACCGTGCTCCTCGACCCCCGTGCGGAGCCCCCGGAGCGGTGGCAGGACGAGGTGCTCTTTCTTCCCAGCACCCGCCTGGGCGCGGTGTGCCTGCGGTCCGAGATGGAGAAGGCGGCGACCCGGCGGTCCCTGGCGGCCATCCGCACCCTCTTCAAGGGGGCGGAGCGCATCCTGCTCCTGGTGCAGGACGATCCCGACCCCGACGGCCTGGCTTCCGCCCTGGCGCTTCGCACCCTGCTGGGCCGCAACCGCCTCTCGGCAGTGATCGGGTCCTTCGGAGAGGTGAAACGTCCGGAAAACGTGGCCATGGTCAACCTGCTCGACATCCAGGTCCAGCGGGTCCAGACCGCAGACCTGGCGGCCTACGACCGGGTGGCCCTGCTGGACGTGCAGCCCTTCCACTCCCCGGAAATCCCCACCCAGGTGGATCTGGTGATCGATCACCATCCCCGGCGCACCAACTACACGGCCCGCATCAAGGACGTGCGCCCCCGGTACGGGGCCACCTCCACCATCATGACCGAGTACCTGCTGGCGTCGGACACCCCGATCTCCTCGCGGCTGGCCACGGCGCTGCTCTATGGGATCAAGACCGACACCCAGTTGCTGGGGCGCGACACCACGCCGATGGACGTGTCGGCCTTCGCGAGCCTCTATCCCCTGGCGAACCAGGGCCTCCTGAGGCGGATCGACCGGCCCCAGTTCCCCCGGGGGGACCTGCCTGCGCTCAGCCTGGCCCTTCAAAACGCCCACATCCTCGACGACATCCTCTTTGCCCACATGGGCCCCCTGACCCGGGAGGACGTCATCCCCTACATCGCCGACTTCTGCCTCGAGATGGAGGGCGTGGAGTGGTCGGTGGTGTCGGGAGTGTTCGAGGGAAGGCTCATCGTCTCGGTGCGAAATTACGGTGCGGCGCGCAGCGCCGGCGAGGTCACCAAGGCGGCCTTCGAGGTTTACGGCAGCGCGGGCGGCCACAAGGCCATGGCCAAAGCCGTGGTCCCCCTGAAGCAGGTCCCCCTGGACTGCCTCGACCACGAAAGCTGGGTTCGGGACCGCTTCCTGGTGGCGCTCTACGAGAAGCCCGGCGGCAATGGCGCCGGGCGGGCCGTTGCGCCTTCCGACGCCGACTGA